From one Anomalospiza imberbis isolate Cuckoo-Finch-1a 21T00152 chromosome 25, ASM3175350v1, whole genome shotgun sequence genomic stretch:
- the LOC137462312 gene encoding endothelin-2-like, producing the protein MGSHSAVLLALALCALLEAGLGHPPPESHLAARPRSKRCSCNSWLDKECIYFCHLDIIWVNTPGHTAPYGLGSPPRRRKRSAGRCECSHSRDSICATFCQGRPGYLQSLKLPVSSGASARSLQSTATKPPHHGLLRALRDLRVSSPRSSKRQQRSQQDTQPPALPWEKNIWKKKR; encoded by the exons ATGGGCAGCCACTCCGCCGTGCTACTGGCGCTCGCCCTCTGCGCCCTGCTGGAAGCCG GTCTGGGCCATCCCCCGCCCGAGTCGCACCTGGCCGCGCGGCCGAGGAGCAAGCGATGTTCCTGCAACAGCTGGCTGGATAAGGAATGCATCTACTTCTGTCACCTGGACATCATCTGGGTCAACACACCTGG GCACACCGCTCCCTATGGCTTGGGCAGCCCGCCAAGGCGGCGCAAGAGGTCCGCGGGCAGGTGCGAGTGCTCGCACTCCAGGGACAGCATCTGTGCCACCTTCTGCCAGGGCAGGCCTGG GTACCTCCAGAGTCTGAAGCTCCCCGTGAGCTCTGGAGCATCAGCGAGGTCTCTGCAGAGCACTGCCACAAAGCCTCCCCATCATGGGCTGCTGAGAGCTCTCAG GGACCTCAGGGTCTCCAGCCCACGCTCCAGCAAACGGCAGCAGCGCTCCCAGCAGGACACACAGCCACCGGCTCtgccttgggaaaaaaacatctggAAGAAGAAGAGATAA